A window of Nocardia arthritidis genomic DNA:
CGCGAGCCATCCCTATAGGTCGGGCGACCTACATCCGCCGCCATGACAGGGCGTTCGATTCCTTCCCAAAATCGGCATTACCAGATATCCCGAGCCCCAACACATTTCGGCTCGTCATCCGCACGCAGTGCCATCGCACACGTCTGATCAACCGGGTGCCGGTTCTGTATCGGTCTTCGGATTCGCAGCGATTCATGCCTATCCGATATCGGTTCGGCTGATACTCGGCGAGGCGTCTGCGGGAAGCGGATGGTGGTGGTCGGCGGGCGGGCCGTCGAGGGAGATGCGCGGCAGTCGGCGCCACATGTGCGGGCGGCGCTCGTCAGTGATCTGGGCGGAACATCCGAGCACGACGCTTCTCGAAATCGATTGTCGTGGGCCGCGAACGGAGTGCAAGTCAGTTGGCGCGCAAGAGGACTCGGGTAGCGGTACCGGTCACCGGGGAGGTGCTTGTCACAACCTCCGGCACCCGTAATGCCGGGTCGTCGAATGCGGCCCGGATCTGGTCCACCGCGACGTCGACCGGGCTCAGGAGGGCGGCGAGCGCGTCGAGTTTCGGGGTGAGTTCGTCGGTGGTGGGCTCGTTGAGCAGGCCCCACTCGTCCCAGAGGATCATTTCGTGCTTGTTCAAGGCCGCGAGGTCCTGTAGCAGGTTGTATCTCAGCTGCGGCCAGCTTCGGGTGGACGGCTCCGCCAAATCCGATGCCACCACGAATCTTTCGGGGTCGAGTGCGCCGGAACGGCACTGCGTCCATGCCAGCGGGCCGGTGAGGAACCTGTCCCTCGGCACGTCCATCCTGTCGAATTCGTCGTGCTCGTCGAGTTCGGGATCGACCAGCCGCCAACGAGATTCGCCATGATCCCAGATCTCGGCGATCGCGTGGTCCACCGCCCAATCCGGCGTGAAGTACGTCGCGAACCCGACCCGGGACCGAGCCGGTATCCCGTGGTGGCGAGCGATGGCGACGAACAGGAGCGCGAAGTCGCGGCAGCAGCCGACGACGCGATCGGTTGTCGCGCGAGCACGGGCCGGCGGTGCGGGATCCAATTCGTGTAGCCGCGTGAGGATTTCATCGGCGTAGCGCAGATCAATCTCGTGCACACGCTCGGCGGGGAAGCCGTGCCCGGTGATGTCACCATTGGCCCGGTAGTGGAACACCAGCCCATGCGCCGCCGCATGAATGTCGGGTAGCGCCGAACCGACACCGTCCAGCCACCACGACATCGCACCGGGATCGGTGAACGGGCTCTGGGATGCGTAGAACATTTGTTCGTTCACCCTGTCGTTCTACAAAATTGAATTCCGAATGTCCAGATATCCGCGCCGTCCAATGAACGTCTCAGCCGTCACCAACCCGAATCCAACCGTGCCGGAAGATAATTGGCAAATATCCCGTTGCCGTACCGGCAATCCTGGGCCGAGACGCAGGCCGACGGCGGAACCATCTCGGCCACAGTAGTTTCCGTCGACATCTGCGCATCGTTGTCAGCTTTCCGCGTCGGTTTAGATGATGCTGAACCAGTTTCGAAGCGGGAGCCCGCGCGACAGTGTGTCTGCACGGTGGCACTGGTGACACCCCATATAGACATGCTTGTGTGGTGGCCTTCCACATCGGCATCCTTCTACCGTGGACATATGCCGATGATGTTGCGTGTCAGTGCGGGCATGCGGCGGTTGTTCGGGATCACGAACCGGCAGGCCGCGTCCGCGGGTGTCGGCGCACTGATCCAGACCGGGGTGATGATGGTTCTGATCCTGCCGTGGCGATGGATTCCGACCGCACTGCCGCCGGTGACAATCGTCCTGATGACCGGACCGGTCGCGGCGGTGGTACTCGCTACGCCACTGCTGACCATCTTGCAGCGCAACCGATTCCGCCTGGCTGACAACGAAATTCCCGCATCCCGTGACGAACGGGTCCTCTGGTCGGCAACCCGGGCGCGGCAACTGGTGTATCACCTGATCGTCGGACCGCTGCAGCTCTGCTTCGGCATCGTGCTGGCGCTGTCGTGGCTCGTCATGGCGGTGGCGGGCACGGTGCTGATATGGATGTGGCTGACGCCGAGTGGCTGGCGACCCGTCATCACCCACGCCGTGGCCTGGACGATCGCGGCGGCCGTCATGGCTTTCGCCCTGGCGCGGGCGACCCCCGCCCTGCTGCGCGTCGACCGGTGGACCGCCCGAAAACTGTTGGGCCCGAGCCGCGAAGAACTCCTCGCGCGCCGGGTCGACGACCTGACCGAGAGCCGGGCGGGCGCGGTGAATGCGGCCGATGCCGAACGCCGCCGCATCGAACGCGACCTCCATGACGGTGTCCAGCAACGGCTGGTATCGCTCGCGGTCAACCTCGGCATCGCCCGGGCCACGCTCACCGATCTCCCCGACGCCGCGCGCAAGGTGCTCGAGGACGCGCACGACCAGGCCAAACAGACCATCACCGAACTCCGTCACCTGATCCGCGGCCTGCACCCTCCGGTGCTGGAGGATCGCGGCCTGGACGCGGCGCTGTCCGGAATCGCCGGCGAGGTCCCGGTGCCGGTGCGGCTCGTGGTGCGGCTGCCGGTACGCCCGCCCGCTACCGTCGAGGCCATCGCCTACTTCGTCGTCTCGGAGGCGCTCACGAACGTGATCAAACATGCCCGCGCGACCGAGGCCGAGGTGACCGTCGACGGCACGGGCGATCGACTTCGGATAACGGTGTCCGACAACGGTATCGGCGGTGCCGACGCGGACGTCGGCACCGGGCTGACGGGGTTGGCCCGCCGCGTCGCCTCGGTCGACGGTCGTTTCGAGGTGACCAGCCCGCCCGGCGGTCCGACCCGGCTCGCGGCGGAGATGCCATGCGGGCAGTGATCGCCGAGGATTCGGTGCTGCTGCGGGTCGGCGTGGTACAGGTGTTGCGGCTCGCCGGATTCGAGGTCGT
This region includes:
- a CDS encoding transglutaminase-like domain-containing protein, whose protein sequence is MNEQMFYASQSPFTDPGAMSWWLDGVGSALPDIHAAAHGLVFHYRANGDITGHGFPAERVHEIDLRYADEILTRLHELDPAPPARARATTDRVVGCCRDFALLFVAIARHHGIPARSRVGFATYFTPDWAVDHAIAEIWDHGESRWRLVDPELDEHDEFDRMDVPRDRFLTGPLAWTQCRSGALDPERFVVASDLAEPSTRSWPQLRYNLLQDLAALNKHEMILWDEWGLLNEPTTDELTPKLDALAALLSPVDVAVDQIRAAFDDPALRVPEVVTSTSPVTGTATRVLLRAN
- a CDS encoding sensor histidine kinase translates to MPMMLRVSAGMRRLFGITNRQAASAGVGALIQTGVMMVLILPWRWIPTALPPVTIVLMTGPVAAVVLATPLLTILQRNRFRLADNEIPASRDERVLWSATRARQLVYHLIVGPLQLCFGIVLALSWLVMAVAGTVLIWMWLTPSGWRPVITHAVAWTIAAAVMAFALARATPALLRVDRWTARKLLGPSREELLARRVDDLTESRAGAVNAADAERRRIERDLHDGVQQRLVSLAVNLGIARATLTDLPDAARKVLEDAHDQAKQTITELRHLIRGLHPPVLEDRGLDAALSGIAGEVPVPVRLVVRLPVRPPATVEAIAYFVVSEALTNVIKHARATEAEVTVDGTGDRLRITVSDNGIGGADADVGTGLTGLARRVASVDGRFEVTSPPGGPTRLAAEMPCGQ